Within the Streptomyces sp. R41 genome, the region ATGCGGCTGCTCCGTTCTCGAGGGAGGGCACCACGGCGACACGCCCCGTGGTGACACCGTCGGCGACCCGCTGCACGGCCGCCGCGGCACCGCTCAGCGGCACCCGCTCGCTCACCAGCGGCTTGATCGCACCCCGCGCGGCCAGTTCGGTGAGCCGCTCGTGGCAGTGCTGGACCAGCTTCGGGTTCTTGGTGTTGTACAGGCCCCAGTGCAGGCCGAGGATCGAGTAGTTCTTCACGAGGGCGTGGTTCAGCGCCGGGCTGGGGATCGTTCCGCTCGCGAAGCCCACGACGACGATCCGGCCCTCGAAGGCGACGACCTTGGCGGACTGGGCGTATGCCGCGCCGCCGACCGGGTCGTAGATCACGTCGGCGCCCCGGCCGCCGGTCGCCTCCTTCACCGCGGCGACGACGTCCTGCGTACGCCGGTCGATGACGACGTCGCAGCCCAGCTCCCGTGCCACGGCTGCCTTGTCGGCCCCGCCGACCACGCCGATGACGTTCGCGCCGGCCGCCTTTCCGAGCTGCACGGCCGCGCTGCCGACCCCTCCGGCGGCAGCGTGGACGAGCAGCGTCTCGCCGGCTTCCAGCCCGGCGCGCCGGTGCAGACCGAACCACCCCGTCTGGTAGCCGATGTGCAGGGCGGCCGCCTCGGCGTCGTCGAGGGCGTCGGGCGCGGGCAGCAGCGCTGCGGCGTCCGCGACGGCGTACTCGGCGAATCCGCCGGACGGCAGCGCGGGATTGGCGAGCACACGGCGCCCGTCCTCGGTCTCGCCGCAGATCTCCACGCCGGGCGTGAACGGCAGCGGGGGCCTGACCTGGTAGTGCCCCCGGCACATCAGCGCGTCCGGGAAGTTGATGTTCGCCGCGCGCACCTTGAGCAGGACCTGGCCCTCGCCGGGCTGCGGACGCTCCACTTCCTGGAGCTGCATCACCTCACTCGGCTCGCCGAGCTCGTGCACTTGCCATGCCTGCATGCGGGGCCTCCACGGGACTGCTCTGTCTGATCGGGCTCGACCGCATACTAAGCGGTCGCTTGCCCATCAGGGAACAGTCGCGTCCGTCACGCGACGACCGGGCCCCCTACGACCGGGCGGGGCGGGCCCGCACATGCATCCGCTCCCCCTGCGGCCCGAACAGGCTCAGAAACTCCACAGGCCCCTCCCCCGTCGACCCGAACCAGTGCGGTACGCGGGTGTCGAACTCGGCGGCCTCCCCGGGACCGAGCACCACGTCATGCTCGCCGAGCACGAGCCGCAGCCGCCCGGAGAGCACGTAGAGCCACTCGTAGCCCTCGTGTGTGCGCGGTTCCGGTTCCATCGACCGCTGGGGTTCGAGCACCTTGAACGCCTGGAGTCCGCCGGGCTGCCGGGTGAGCGGCCAGTGCGTACGGCCGTGCATCACGATCGGCTTGGACCGCACCCGCGGATCACCCACCTCAGGCGCCCCGACCAGCTCGTCGAGAGGCACTCGGTGGGCGCGGGCGATCGGCAGCAGCAGCTCCAGGCTGGGTTTGCGCAGCCCGGACTCCAGACGCGACAGCGTGCTCACGGAGATGCCGGTCGCCTCGGACAACCCCGCGAGCGTGGCGCCCCGCTCCTTCCGGATCCGCCGCAGTCGCGGCCCGACCTCGGCCAGCACCTCGTCCGTCTGGCTCGTCTCCGCGTCATCACTCATGGCAATATTGCAGAATCAGCAAAGCCATTTGTCAATTCGGCCGCGGTCGGGCGACCTTCTCCGTGGAGGTGGTCACCATGACCGAGACATACGAAGCGGTAGTCATCGGCGGCGGCGCGGCGGGGCTGTCTGCCGCGCTCGTGCTGGGGCGCGCCCGGCGCCGCACGCTCGTCGTCGACGCGGGCGAACCGCGCAACGCGCCCGCCGCGCACATGCAGGGCTATCTGACCCGGGACGGCATGCCGCCCGCCGAGTTCCTCGCCGAGGGACGGCGCGAGATCGAGGGGTACGGGGTCGAGCTCGTCCGGGACCGCGCGGTGGACGTCGTCCGTGACGACGCCGGGGAGTTCGACGTCGCCTTGGCGACCGGGCCCACGGTGCACGCGCGCCGGCTGGTCGTCACCACCGGCCTGGCCGACGAGCTGCCGTCGGTACCCGGCGTCGCCGAGCGCTTCGGACGGGACGTCGTGCACTGCCCGTACTGCCACGGCTGGGAGGTCCGCGACGAGGCCTTCGGCGTGCTGGCCACTACGCCGATGAGCGTGCACCAGGCGCTGATGGTGAGCCAGTGGTCGAAGGACGTGACGCTGTTCCTGCACACGGTCGGCGAGGACGAGCTGTCGGACGAGGATCGACGCAGGCTCGCCGCGGCCGGTGTCGCCGTCGTGCCCGGCGAGGTCGCGGGACTGGTGGTCGACGGCGACCGGCTGACCGGCGTGCGCCTGGCGGACGGCACGGCACACGACCGCTCGGTGCTGTTCGTCGCGCCCCGCGCCGTCCCGCGCACCGGCCTGTTCGAGCGGCTGGGCGCCGAGCTGCGGGAGACGCCGTTCGGCACGTATCCCGTGGTCGACGAGACGGGACTGACGACCGTGCCCGGCGTCTGGGCGGCGGGAAACGCGATCGGCTTCGCGGAGCAGGTCGTGAACGCGGCGAGCGGCGGATACCGGGCCGCGGCAACGCTCAACGGAGAGCTGCTGCTCGCGGACCTCGACGCCGCCGTCGAGCGGGGGCAGAACTAGGGCCTGTCTCCGCGTCTCCGCGTCTCCGCGTCTCCGACATGATCCGCGGGACAGGCCCTGGACCCCCGCCGTATCTGTACGCGCGTGGAGCCGGACCGTGCCTGTACGAATCTGGCCCCGGTCCGGGCCCGTACGGCTGTGAACCCGGTCCGCGCGCGTACGGCTGTGGACCCGACCGAGCCCGTACGGGTGAGCCCCTGAAACCGTGCCCGTACGGGTGTGGACCCGGCGTCCGCGTTGCAC harbors:
- a CDS encoding NADPH:quinone oxidoreductase family protein, with the protein product MQAWQVHELGEPSEVMQLQEVERPQPGEGQVLLKVRAANINFPDALMCRGHYQVRPPLPFTPGVEICGETEDGRRVLANPALPSGGFAEYAVADAAALLPAPDALDDAEAAALHIGYQTGWFGLHRRAGLEAGETLLVHAAAGGVGSAAVQLGKAAGANVIGVVGGADKAAVARELGCDVVIDRRTQDVVAAVKEATGGRGADVIYDPVGGAAYAQSAKVVAFEGRIVVVGFASGTIPSPALNHALVKNYSILGLHWGLYNTKNPKLVQHCHERLTELAARGAIKPLVSERVPLSGAAAAVQRVADGVTTGRVAVVPSLENGAAA
- a CDS encoding helix-turn-helix domain-containing protein produces the protein MSDDAETSQTDEVLAEVGPRLRRIRKERGATLAGLSEATGISVSTLSRLESGLRKPSLELLLPIARAHRVPLDELVGAPEVGDPRVRSKPIVMHGRTHWPLTRQPGGLQAFKVLEPQRSMEPEPRTHEGYEWLYVLSGRLRLVLGEHDVVLGPGEAAEFDTRVPHWFGSTGEGPVEFLSLFGPQGERMHVRARPARS
- a CDS encoding NAD(P)/FAD-dependent oxidoreductase, which codes for MTETYEAVVIGGGAAGLSAALVLGRARRRTLVVDAGEPRNAPAAHMQGYLTRDGMPPAEFLAEGRREIEGYGVELVRDRAVDVVRDDAGEFDVALATGPTVHARRLVVTTGLADELPSVPGVAERFGRDVVHCPYCHGWEVRDEAFGVLATTPMSVHQALMVSQWSKDVTLFLHTVGEDELSDEDRRRLAAAGVAVVPGEVAGLVVDGDRLTGVRLADGTAHDRSVLFVAPRAVPRTGLFERLGAELRETPFGTYPVVDETGLTTVPGVWAAGNAIGFAEQVVNAASGGYRAAATLNGELLLADLDAAVERGQN